The DNA region CGTGAGAGAAGAGGAAGTTGTGAGAGGCTTTCCCTGCGGAAAATCTCTCACAATCCAGATAGGATTGCTATAGAACCCGCATGGCAGGTGTTGTGGGAGGGGAGGATTAAATTCCCTCCTCGACCCGATTAGGCTGCATCACCATGGGAGATACTGAACTTGTCCTTCCAACTCTCCGTCCTGACTACACGCTACCAATACAAGAATATCTTCAATGACTCGCCCAATTGGAGCATCAGTCTTGCACACGAACCATGTCAAGCATTGGATTGCGGCGAAACAAGCCTCGAACGATCGTGTTATCGAAGTTCTCATCCACAAGCAGTCTTAACATTCTTCTTGCTCTGCTTGACGGGCAAGAATGCGATCGCGCAACCCTTGTGGGTCAAACCTCGCTTGGTTCATGGCTCGAATCTCCTGTGCTTACTGCCGTCGCTGCTGCAAGTAAGCTTCTACTTCCGATCGTGGCATAAACATCAGCCAACTTCAGCGTCGGGTAACGATAAACAATTTCCTCTGCTGTCGAGCCTTGCTTAAAAACAGCAACCACAGTATCCAGTGTGACGCGAGTTTTCCCAACATGAACCAGTGGCTGACATTTACGTTGTAATTCGGAATCAGGATGGGATGGCAATGAGTCCTGTGAAACAGACCCGGTTCGTAGAGCCAATATTGCCCGCCAGTTAGCCACCTGGACTGCACCCTGGCCGAGATGGAAGCCGAGGAAGCCAGAAAGTTTCAAGCACTCTCGCTTACCGAATGAGCCAACCTAACAAGGCAATCAGGATTTATTCATAATGTGTCCACATACGCAAAATTTTCACAGTATTCTTGGATTCGATGACTTCGTACACCAGACGATGCTGAATGTTAATTCGCCGAGAGTAAGCTCCTGCTAAATCCCCTACCAGTTTTTCGTAGGGCGGTGGATTTTGATACGGGTCAGTTTGAAGAACGGTAATAGTCGTTAATACCGATCGCGATCGCCCAGTTTCTAACCATTAGAGACGGTTGGAGAGTGCTTCTATAATCCTTCAACTCCTGGACTTGATTATCCTCATTATTCTCTGCAAATTCCATGATTTGGTTGCCCCCTATCTCCAGCACATGGTTAACAATGGGAGCATGAACCCAATCGATTATCTTCGCATTAGCTTGATCGATCGCTGCAATTTCCGTTGTCAGTACTGTATGCCGGAAGGGGCAGACCTCGATTATGTGTTGCAGCAGAACTTATTAACACGAGATGAATTAATGCTCCTGGTGCAGGAGGTGTTCATTCCGGTTGGCTTTACTCGCTTTCGGCTCACGGGTGGAGAACCGCTAGTGCGTCCGGATGTGGTGGAAATTGTCAGATCGATCGCATCTCTGCCCGAAACCCAGGATCTGGCGATGACGACCAATGCTTTCTTACTGGCAGATCTGGCCCAGGAGTTGTATGACGCAGGCTTGCGCCGCATTAATATCAGCCTCGATTCCCTCAAGCCGGAAGTCTTTGATCAGATTACGGGCAACCGGGGGCGATCGCGCTGGCAACAGGTTTGGAATGGGATTCAGACTGCCTATCGGGTCGGATTCAATCCCCTCAAGTTAAATGTAGTGGTAATTCCTGGAGTCAATGATGATGAAGTACTGGATCTGGCGGCACTCAGTCTTGATCGCGAGTGGCACATCCGATTTATCGAATTCATGCCGATCGGCAATGATGGCCTGTTTCAGGATCGGGGTTGGATCAACTCCGAAACCCTGCGTCAGCAAATTCAGGAAAAATGGGGACTGACAGAGGGACAGGTGCGGGGCAATGGGCCTGCGGATGTATTTCAAATTCCCGGTGCCAAAGGGACGCTGGGTTTTATCAGCCAGATGTCGGAATGCTTCTGCGATCGCTGTAATCGTATGCGTCTGTCTGCCGATGGCTGGCTGCGCCCCTGTTTGCTCAACGAAACCGGGCAGATTGATTTGAGAACGGCGTTGCGATCGGGTATCCCCCTCTACGAACTGCGCCAACAAGTCCGGGAACTGCTGATGCTTAAACCCGACATCAACTACAAAGACCGCAACTCTGGTACCACAGGCCGCTATGCCCGCACAATGTCGCAGATCGGTGGGTAGGTGGGTAAGTGGATAAAGAGGCTTAAGGGTAATCAGGTACAGAAAAAATTATCCCACCTGTAAATTTTTCATTGATGCTCTAAAGTCTGACAGAAGACTGACATTGGGGTGTATCCCACTTTTGTAACCCTCACCCTAAATCCCTCTCCCGCTTTGGGAGAGGGACTTCCAATCCGGCTCCCCTTCTCCCTTTTTGGGAGAAGGGGCTGGGGGATGAGGGCAAACTTGCATAACTGGGATGCGCCCCTGACATTGCAATATGTTGAGATTTTTCTGAGTTTGTTGGGTGATTTCCCCCTCGGGGCAGTCTGGATTGGCAGATATTTTGATGAACTCATATGCAAACCCTGAACCATATCCTGACTCAGAACATTATAGAAGCAGACGGGCGTTATCTGAGCACCCAGGAACTGGCGCCATTAGAATGCTATTACGAGAGTTATCAAACGCGATTGGAGGCTTACCAGCACCTGCGAGATCGCAGCGATCGCCTCGTGATTGCAGCCTTGCAGAAATTAGCTCAGACCTACCCGGATCTGATTCGGCAACATGGGCCACGGTGCAAGTACGACATGAGCGAAGTTTTGAGATACATTGCTCTATCGGTATTGCGGGATGACGAACTGTTTTTCAAAGAACAGATGATGGTTTGGCTAGACACAATTCTGCTGGCCCACAAACGCAACACTCACTGCGGATTAGCCTACCGTTATTTACTAGAGGCGATCGTTGCCACCCTACCTGCCCCCGTCTCTAATCTGGTGCATCCCTATCTGGAAGGGGTGATCCAGTCCCTCCAGCATGAGTAACAAGCAACTTGCCAGGGTAGGAATAGCTAACGGTGCTGGTCAGCGGTTTTCGGGGTCTTTCCTGCGCAGCAAGCGGCTTCGGAAAATCCGCTGCACCAGGGTTATTAGGCTGCTGGCGCTCCAACGGCTGAAGCAACTCGTCGTACTTTGCATATACACCAATCCAAAACCAGTAAATGTAATCATCCTTTAACAAGCCGAGAACCTTGTTTAGTATCCGAGATCCTACAGCAGGGTGAATTATCCAAACTTCGCCTGTAGGGTAAATTCAGTTTCTAAGCTTTGGCCGGGATCAAGGTGGAGCAGCCGATCGCCCGTATTCATGGCATTCCGTCCGGCTGTCCAGGGTTCCAGGCAGTAAAAGGCTTTTTCTTTCAGTGTCCAGAAGACCAGCAGGGAAAATTCTGGGCTGAAGGAGAGGATAAGTCGCTGCGATCGCGTCGGATCCGTGACCGTTGCCACCGGACTGGAGAGATCCATAAAAGCGACATCAATCTCATCCTGCTCAAAATCAAATTGTCCAGAGAAGGAATGCACGGTTTTCGTGCGCTGATCCTGAAATTCAGAGGCAGGAATCTGAAATTGCAGTTGGCCTTTATGCTGCACCGCAAAGTAGGGATGAAATCCCGCTGAGAAAGGCATGGGATCGGCAGAACGGTTGGTATATGTCTGGTGCAGCGTTAAGCGATCGCCCTGCAAACGGTAGGTAAACAGCAGTTGAAAATCAAATGGATAAAGACGACGAGTTTCCTCTGTGCTCACCAATTCCAGTGTCAGACGAGCCTGTTGTGCAGCGGACTGGTCAACAACCGTCCAGGGCAAATCGCGGGCGAACCCATGTTGCTTCAAGTGATAGATCTTTCCCTGCCAGTGGTACTGGTTGTCTGGCAAATTGCCACAGATGGGAAACAAAATTGGAACTCCACCCCGAACGGTCAGGGTCGGGTCGGCAAACCGTTCCGCATCCAGATACAGGATATCCTGGCCCTGCACCTGCCAGCGCGTAATCATGCCACCTCGTTCTGGCACCACTTCTAAACAGGACTGGCCCGCTTCATCAGCCAGGATATAGGTGCGGTACTGCCGATCGGCGATCGTCACTTTAAACATGGGTTCGCCCTTAACTCACTGCTTCCATGCCACCTCACCACATCATCGGGCCTGCGAGAGCCACGTTATCTAACCCGGAATCGTGAGCTGATCCTTGATCCGCTGCTCCCTGCTGGTGCTGAGAATCGTTCGACTGGGCGACGGCCTTAACCGACGTATCAGTGGGCTGATTTTTCATAGCTGTTGATTTTGCGGTCCCTGAATCATCCGCTGTAGTAGCTTGCTTGAAGTCGGTAGCATCTCCTGAGTTAACTGACGAAGTATCTGGACTAGAAGACTCCTGAGGGGAGGTGGAAGGGGGCCGAACTTCTCCATATCCGGGGAGAATATCAGTTCCATGAGACTCCACTGGAGAGGGATAGTAATTGGGATCTGTGGCATCTGTAGAAGATGGCGCAGGGGCCGGAGAGACTGTATTCGTGGGAGATGCCGCAGGAGCCGGAGTAGCTGTACTTGTAGGAGCCGGAGGAGCCGGATTCGTAGACGGGAGAGCCGGAGATTGCAGCGCACTCGGACTGGGCATGGCAGGTGGGGGAGTGGGTTCCAGATCGGTGGGTAGCGGCGTAGGAGAAAGGAGGGAGGGATTGCCGGATGACGGATCAGGAATATTGGATGAAGAATCAGGAGCCAGGGGATCGATCGCCGGATTCGGACTGGTCGGGACTGGAGCCGAGGATCCTGCAGCAGGGCCTGCAGCTGGTGCAGTAGCAGCCTGTGGTGGTGCTGGCGGCAAGGTTCGAGCATCCAACACCATCGAATTCTGCATCGGTTGGGTAAAGGAGGCGGACAGTTGGGTCAGACTGTTCAAAATTTCCTTCGCCCGATCGCCTTTTGCTACCTTCGCCTGATAATCCTTCACCTCAATGGGCAGAAACTCAACCTTCATCTGCTTATCTTTGAGAGAGACTTTCAGCGCTGCCGTATCGTAGTCCGTGCGGGAATTGCCGCCAAAGATGAAGTTACCTAAAGAGTAGGCGATCGGCCGACCGCGATAGATTTCAGCCCCCTGCAAAACGTGGGGATGGTGCCCAACTACTACATCTGCGCCCTGATCGATCGTGAAACGACCCAGCTTCACCTGCCAATCTGCCGGGGCTGTAGCCAATTCCTGCCCCCAATGGTAATTCACAATCACCCAATCCACCTGATTGCGGATGGCCTGAATATCTTCCGCGATGCGAGTTTCCTGAATTGAATTCACCCCCGGCTTATTCGCTGCCGCCCCATACTCCTCGCCCCAGTAAGAGAGATAGGCCACTCGCTGACCTTTCACATCAATAATTTTAGGACGACGGGCTTCTGTAATATCCTTCCCCGCTCCGACATAGTGAATCCCCGCCTTGTCCAACGTCTGCAGAGTTTCCTTCAATCCATCCGCCTGGTAATCCATGGTGTGATTGTTGGCAAGGTTGACAACGTCGATGCCCCCCGCTTCCAGCACTTTAACATCCTCTGGATCGGCTTTAAAGTTGAATTGCTTATCCGGCATGGGAGACGTGGTACGGGTGAATGGGTTTTCCAGATTCACCATCGACAAATCTGCCTGCCGATATTCATCCAGGTTAGCAAACGGTTTCTTGTAGTTCTTGCCTATCACCTCCTTAAAATGATCGGCTAGCGTCACATCCCCAGCAAACATCAAAGTCACAGTTGGATCTTTGGCGTTGGACACCTGATTGTGCTTCACCACAGGAATGGTTTCCAGAGCCGTTCTGACCGTATCGGGGCGGGTTGGTAGCTGAATCTGATTGGTTTGGGTCAAAGCGGCCGCTTCGGTTTGCTCTTTAGGCGCTCTGGAATAGCCCAGCACTCCCCCAACAATAATGGCAGCTACGGCAGGGCCACCCACCAGAATGGCGCGTGCCCGTCTCAGACGATTTTTCCGTCGGGTGGTTTGATGAATTCGATATTTGAGATGATGCGCGTGTTGTCGTTGACGGAGGGCTGGAGTGATGATCCGAATGGATTGCTTCCAGAGGGTTTTGGTGGGTTGGTCAAAAAAACGCGCCCTGAGGCTCAGTCCTTCGATCAAAGGGGAATTGAGTTGCCAGATTTGGTGACAGATAAAGCGAATCAGCGCCTCATGCCAGTTGCCCTCTGGCTGTTGCTGCTCTGAGAATTGAAACTCCAGGAGCAGCCGGAGTTGTCCCCGCTTTTTCGGGCGACCAACATAGGCAAATATCCCATAGGGCATTAATGACTGGTTAAGCCAGTCGGCGATCGCTCGTGGGTGACCTCGCCGTGCCAATTGCACATAAGACTTATTGTGCAGACTGTAGGACTGAACCATACCTGCTAATCCTCACAAAACCCGTATCACCGAAAAATGACCCTCTATTAATACTCCATCTTTTTAAATTTCAAACAAAAATCTCATGATTCCTTTGACAGGGGACAAACGACCATTTTGCCTTAGCCGTTTATTGTGTCAGCTACCCTATTGTCCTGTGATCCATATCACAAAAAACTGTCAACTACATCACAATATTTCCTGATCCAGGTCAGTCAAACTTCTGATCTATATCAGTTGCACGGGTGAGGACATGATTCATAGTGTGAGTAATCCACTGCAATAGGGCCACTCTCCAGCCATGATCACTGCCCTTGTCCAATCTGCGTTTCAAACAGGCCATCTGAGTGTCGAATCGGAAGCTTTAATTCGGCAGGTTCTGGCGCTGAATAGCTGTCAGCCCGCCGACCTGGAAGCGTTGGCTAAATTATATGAAGCGCTGCGAACAGGTCGCATTCAGCGTGAGGCCCATCAGAGTATTCAACTTCCGGCTCTGGAACAATGTTCGGGAAGGTTCTGAATTGTCAACCAGGCTCTATTGATTGCAGAATAGAGGCAGTTTCTGACTTGGCATACCTGTGATGGTGACACTCCCTGGCAACGCAAAAGATCGTTTAACTGATTTAATTGCCCGTTATCGATCGCGGGTAGATTACCTGGCAGTCCGGTTAGAAGCGGCAGAGGGCACGGATATTCTACTGAGAGGAAATAAGATTGAGACCCTCAGTGAGGGAGTGTCGATCGGGGGTCATGTGCGGGCCTGTTATCAGGGAGGCTGGGGATTTGCCAGCTTTAATCAACTGGCCACCCTGGAAGAGCGGATTGAGGAGGCGATCGCGGCAGCTCGTTTGGTTGGAGATGAAGAAACCTTGCTGTCTCCCGTGGATCCGGTGCAGGATACCTGCCTGTTGCCATTGACTGGAACCGATCCTCGTAAGATTCCGCTGGCCCAGAAGAAAGCCTTATGCCAGCACTATGGCGAAATTCTGCGCAGTGTGAGTCCCCAAATTGCCACGATTTCAGTTCGGTATGGGGATAGTGCTCAACAGGTCATCCTGGCTACTTCCGACGGTACGCTGTTGGAGCAATCCTGGGTAGATATGGAAATGCGGTTTGCAGCGACGGCCCGGAATGGAGAAACCGTACAAACGGGGAGGGAAACAAACGGTTCCCGCAAAGCCTATGAGGATCTGGTTGGACTGGATGAACAAGTTCGGAGTGCGGCCCAGAGAGCGGTAGATTCCCTGGCCCTGCCACCTGTGAAAGGCAATACCTATACCGTTGTGATTGACCCGATTCTGAGTGGGTTATTTGTGCATGAAGCGTTTGGGCATCTTTCGGAAGCAGATATGACCTACGAAAATCCCGATCTGCTGGAAACGATGAGTCTCGGTCGCCGCTTTGGGCCTGCGGAACTGCAAATTTTTGATGGGGCTGCACCTGCCGGACACCGGGGTAGCTATTTCTATGATGATGAGGGCACTCCAGCGACCACGACACAGTTGATTAAAGATGGAGTGTTAGTGGGACGGCTGCATTCTCGCGAAACGGCGGGCAAGCTGGGAGAGGCTCCTACCGGGAATGCGCGGTGTCTGAACTATCACTTTCCGCCGATCGTCCGCATGACCAATACCTGGATTGAGCGGGGCAAAACACCTGTTAAAGACCTGTTTAGTGATATCCGGGAAGGGGTTTATGCCCGGAATTGGTTGGGGGGCATGACGAATGGAGAAATGTTTACCTTCGCAGCAGGTGAAGCCTGGATGATTCGCAATGGTGAGATTGCGGAACCCGTGCGGGATGTCACGCTGTCAGGAAATGCTTTCAAAACGTTGGCCGATATTGAAGCGATCGGGGACGATTTCTTCTGGGATGAATCGGGCGGCTGTGGCAAAGGGGGCCAGAGTGGTCTGCCTGTAGGGTGTGGTGGCCCTAGCTTACGGTTGCGGAATGTCGTCGTCGGTGGAGAAGCGATCGATTAAGCCAGATTAGCCGTTTGCAGACTGGGCTGCGGGATTGTGGGTGAGATGCTCTTCAATCTGGCGAAATAGTTCTTCAGGGGTAGAGGAATTGTCCAGGACTACATCGGCGTAGGCGATTTTCTTTTCAATAGGCATTTGACTGTCGATGCGAATTTGAGCTTCCTCCAGACTGAGCCGATCGCGCTCCATTAATCGTCGGATTTGTAGCTCTTTGGGACAGTTCACCACCCAAATTTCCGTCACCAGATCAGTCATCCGGGCCTCGAACAATAGAGGAATCACCATCACCACAATCGGACACCGGGCAGCATCATTCAACGGTGGAGTGTGGATCGCTTCTACCAGGCGATCGCGCACGTAGGGATGAATGCACTGTTCTACCCAGAGCCGCTCGGCTGAACTATTAAAGATAATTTCTCCCAGACGCTGCCGATTGAGCGTACCATTGGGCAAAAGAATTCCTGACCCGTAGCGATCGGTAATCGCTTCCAGAACCGCAGTTCCTGGCATAACAGCATCCCTGGCATACAAATCTGTATCTAGAACGGGCAGGTGATGGGTC from Leptodesmis sichuanensis A121 includes:
- a CDS encoding CapA family protein; translated protein: MVQSYSLHNKSYVQLARRGHPRAIADWLNQSLMPYGIFAYVGRPKKRGQLRLLLEFQFSEQQQPEGNWHEALIRFICHQIWQLNSPLIEGLSLRARFFDQPTKTLWKQSIRIITPALRQRQHAHHLKYRIHQTTRRKNRLRRARAILVGGPAVAAIIVGGVLGYSRAPKEQTEAAALTQTNQIQLPTRPDTVRTALETIPVVKHNQVSNAKDPTVTLMFAGDVTLADHFKEVIGKNYKKPFANLDEYRQADLSMVNLENPFTRTTSPMPDKQFNFKADPEDVKVLEAGGIDVVNLANNHTMDYQADGLKETLQTLDKAGIHYVGAGKDITEARRPKIIDVKGQRVAYLSYWGEEYGAAANKPGVNSIQETRIAEDIQAIRNQVDWVIVNYHWGQELATAPADWQVKLGRFTIDQGADVVVGHHPHVLQGAEIYRGRPIAYSLGNFIFGGNSRTDYDTAALKVSLKDKQMKVEFLPIEVKDYQAKVAKGDRAKEILNSLTQLSASFTQPMQNSMVLDARTLPPAPPQAATAPAAGPAAGSSAPVPTSPNPAIDPLAPDSSSNIPDPSSGNPSLLSPTPLPTDLEPTPPPAMPSPSALQSPALPSTNPAPPAPTSTATPAPAASPTNTVSPAPAPSSTDATDPNYYPSPVESHGTDILPGYGEVRPPSTSPQESSSPDTSSVNSGDATDFKQATTADDSGTAKSTAMKNQPTDTSVKAVAQSNDSQHQQGAADQGSAHDSGLDNVALAGPMMW
- the moaA gene encoding GTP 3',8-cyclase MoaA, giving the protein MNPIDYLRISLIDRCNFRCQYCMPEGADLDYVLQQNLLTRDELMLLVQEVFIPVGFTRFRLTGGEPLVRPDVVEIVRSIASLPETQDLAMTTNAFLLADLAQELYDAGLRRINISLDSLKPEVFDQITGNRGRSRWQQVWNGIQTAYRVGFNPLKLNVVVIPGVNDDEVLDLAALSLDREWHIRFIEFMPIGNDGLFQDRGWINSETLRQQIQEKWGLTEGQVRGNGPADVFQIPGAKGTLGFISQMSECFCDRCNRMRLSADGWLRPCLLNETGQIDLRTALRSGIPLYELRQQVRELLMLKPDINYKDRNSGTTGRYARTMSQIGG
- a CDS encoding TldD/PmbA family protein, encoding MVTLPGNAKDRLTDLIARYRSRVDYLAVRLEAAEGTDILLRGNKIETLSEGVSIGGHVRACYQGGWGFASFNQLATLEERIEEAIAAARLVGDEETLLSPVDPVQDTCLLPLTGTDPRKIPLAQKKALCQHYGEILRSVSPQIATISVRYGDSAQQVILATSDGTLLEQSWVDMEMRFAATARNGETVQTGRETNGSRKAYEDLVGLDEQVRSAAQRAVDSLALPPVKGNTYTVVIDPILSGLFVHEAFGHLSEADMTYENPDLLETMSLGRRFGPAELQIFDGAAPAGHRGSYFYDDEGTPATTTQLIKDGVLVGRLHSRETAGKLGEAPTGNARCLNYHFPPIVRMTNTWIERGKTPVKDLFSDIREGVYARNWLGGMTNGEMFTFAAGEAWMIRNGEIAEPVRDVTLSGNAFKTLADIEAIGDDFFWDESGGCGKGGQSGLPVGCGGPSLRLRNVVVGGEAID
- a CDS encoding globin family protein, with translation MQTLNHILTQNIIEADGRYLSTQELAPLECYYESYQTRLEAYQHLRDRSDRLVIAALQKLAQTYPDLIRQHGPRCKYDMSEVLRYIALSVLRDDELFFKEQMMVWLDTILLAHKRNTHCGLAYRYLLEAIVATLPAPVSNLVHPYLEGVIQSLQHE
- a CDS encoding DUF433 domain-containing protein codes for the protein MANWRAILALRTGSVSQDSLPSHPDSELQRKCQPLVHVGKTRVTLDTVVAVFKQGSTAEEIVYRYPTLKLADVYATIGSRSLLAAATAVSTGDSSHEPSEV
- the coaE gene encoding dephospho-CoA kinase (Dephospho-CoA kinase (CoaE) performs the final step in coenzyme A biosynthesis.), which translates into the protein MPNSVQSSQRIIGLTGGIAMGKTLISDYLAKTHHLPVLDTDLYARDAVMPGTAVLEAITDRYGSGILLPNGTLNRQRLGEIIFNSSAERLWVEQCIHPYVRDRLVEAIHTPPLNDAARCPIVVMVIPLLFEARMTDLVTEIWVVNCPKELQIRRLMERDRLSLEEAQIRIDSQMPIEKKIAYADVVLDNSSTPEELFRQIEEHLTHNPAAQSANG
- a CDS encoding aldose epimerase family protein, whose amino-acid sequence is MFKVTIADRQYRTYILADEAGQSCLEVVPERGGMITRWQVQGQDILYLDAERFADPTLTVRGGVPILFPICGNLPDNQYHWQGKIYHLKQHGFARDLPWTVVDQSAAQQARLTLELVSTEETRRLYPFDFQLLFTYRLQGDRLTLHQTYTNRSADPMPFSAGFHPYFAVQHKGQLQFQIPASEFQDQRTKTVHSFSGQFDFEQDEIDVAFMDLSSPVATVTDPTRSQRLILSFSPEFSLLVFWTLKEKAFYCLEPWTAGRNAMNTGDRLLHLDPGQSLETEFTLQAKFG
- a CDS encoding Txe/YoeB family addiction module toxin, translated to MTVLQTDPYQNPPPYEKLVGDLAGAYSRRINIQHRLVYEVIESKNTVKILRMWTHYE